One region of Chlorobiota bacterium genomic DNA includes:
- the groL gene encoding chaperonin GroEL (60 kDa chaperone family; promotes refolding of misfolded polypeptides especially under stressful conditions; forms two stacked rings of heptamers to form a barrel-shaped 14mer; ends can be capped by GroES; misfolded proteins enter the barrel where they are refolded when GroES binds), with translation MAKLIEFESEARAALKRGVDQLANAVKVTLGPKGRNVVIDKKFGAPTVTKDGVTVAKEIELEDPIENMGAQMVREVASKTSDVAGDGTTTATVLAQALIREGLKNVTAGANPMDLKRGIDLAVSKIVGGLKEISREVGGRKEITNVGTISANNDSTIGELIAEAMDKVGKDGVITVEEARGTETTMDVVEGMQFDRGYLSPYFVTDADTMEAVMEDPLILIHDKKISSMKDLLPILEKVAQSGRSILIIAEDIEGEALATLVVNKLRGTLRVCAVKAPGFGDRRKAMLEDIAVLTGGTVISEEKGYKLENTTLEYLGRAKRVAIDKDNTTVIEGAGEGDEIKRRINEIRAQVEKTTSDYDREKLQERLAKLSGGVAVIKIGAATEVEMKEKKARVEDALHATRAAVEEGIVPGGGVAYLRTLSKLDGVTGENEDQNIGIQIVRRAVEEPIRQIVANAGLEGSVIVAKIKEGSNDFGYNAYNDEYTNLIEAGVIDPTKVARVALENAASVAALLITTETTIVDKKDDKAPAMPPHGGGMGDMY, from the coding sequence ATGGCTAAACTCATCGAATTTGAGAGCGAAGCCCGTGCCGCGCTGAAGCGTGGCGTGGACCAGCTTGCTAACGCCGTGAAAGTCACGCTTGGCCCAAAAGGGCGCAACGTTGTGATTGACAAAAAATTTGGCGCGCCAACCGTCACCAAGGACGGCGTTACCGTTGCCAAGGAAATTGAGCTTGAGGACCCCATCGAGAACATGGGTGCTCAGATGGTTCGCGAAGTTGCCAGCAAAACCAGCGACGTTGCCGGCGACGGAACCACCACCGCCACCGTGTTGGCCCAAGCCCTGATCCGCGAAGGCCTGAAGAACGTCACCGCCGGTGCCAACCCAATGGACCTGAAGCGTGGCATTGACCTTGCCGTTAGCAAAATCGTTGGCGGATTGAAGGAGATTTCACGCGAGGTTGGTGGCCGTAAGGAGATCACCAACGTCGGCACCATCTCCGCCAACAACGATTCCACCATCGGCGAACTGATTGCCGAGGCAATGGACAAGGTTGGAAAGGATGGCGTTATCACCGTTGAGGAAGCTCGCGGAACCGAAACCACCATGGATGTGGTGGAAGGTATGCAGTTCGACCGCGGCTACCTTTCCCCATACTTCGTCACCGATGCCGACACGATGGAAGCCGTGATGGAGGATCCGCTGATCCTGATTCACGACAAGAAGATCAGCTCGATGAAGGACCTTCTCCCAATCCTGGAGAAAGTTGCTCAGTCGGGCCGCTCAATCCTGATCATCGCCGAAGACATCGAGGGTGAGGCATTGGCGACGTTGGTGGTAAACAAGCTGCGCGGCACGCTTCGCGTTTGTGCGGTGAAAGCCCCAGGCTTCGGCGACCGCCGCAAGGCCATGCTGGAGGACATCGCAGTCCTGACCGGCGGAACCGTCATCAGCGAGGAGAAAGGCTACAAGCTGGAGAACACCACGTTGGAGTACTTGGGTCGCGCCAAACGCGTTGCCATTGACAAGGACAACACCACCGTGATCGAGGGTGCCGGCGAAGGTGATGAGATCAAGCGTCGCATCAACGAAATCCGCGCCCAGGTTGAGAAGACCACCAGCGACTACGATCGCGAGAAGCTGCAAGAGCGCCTTGCGAAGCTCTCCGGCGGCGTTGCCGTCATCAAGATTGGCGCAGCAACGGAAGTGGAGATGAAGGAGAAGAAAGCACGCGTGGAAGATGCCCTGCACGCAACCCGTGCCGCAGTTGAGGAAGGCATTGTTCCTGGTGGCGGCGTTGCCTACTTGCGCACGCTTTCGAAGCTGGACGGCGTAACCGGCGAGAACGAGGACCAAAACATCGGCATCCAGATTGTGCGCCGCGCCGTGGAAGAGCCGATCCGCCAGATTGTTGCCAACGCCGGCCTGGAAGGCTCGGTGATCGTTGCCAAAATCAAAGAAGGAAGCAACGACTTTGGCTACAACGCCTACAACGACGAGTACACCAACTTGATCGAGGCTGGCGTGATTGACCCAACGAAGGTTGCCCGCGTTGCCTTGGAGAACGCCGCATCGGTTGCTGCACTGCTGATCACAACCGAGACGACGATTGTTGACAAGAAGGACGACAAGGCCCCGGCAATGCCGCCGCACGGTGGCGGAATGGGCGACATGTACTAA
- a CDS encoding PAS domain S-box protein, which produces MKVPFPANEAERLAALLRYGILDTEAEQVFDDLAALAAQVCQTPIALLALVDAERQWFKSNIGLDGISETSRDAAFCAHTILDPNQPLVVPDALLDERFANNPLVAGPPSIRFYAGVPLLTPDGFPLGSLCVMDRSPRTLTQEQIHAVGMLSRQIISQLELRRELTRLGRSEQRYRMMADLSADMITRLNLDGTYTYASPAAVAVVGYQPEEIIGKSAITFIHPDDIQHLIEVYQRGEGSEDLVQTYSYRFRHREGHWVWLETASRVVLHLPSRRREIIATSRDITSGIEAEQTLRESEERYRLLAENSLDMISRHASDGTYLYASPASEKLLGYPPDQLVGTSPYDRIHPDDIAMVATAHARAFEQREIVTVTYRKRRNDGEYIWVESSGSILNDPHSGAVKEFICTTRDITERRQAEQVLRASEERYRSVVAVLNEGVMVITATGEITACNEGAQAILETPANQLIGDNIFVRNHGAIHEDGSEFRNEEYPAYLTATTGEPCTNVLMGLRRPNNRAIWIILNSQPIFDENGTTPSAVVVSFIDVTERKRAEDELRASEERYKYLVDHANDVIYRANSEGRFTFANPTAARVLGFQLDELIGKHYLDLVAPTHRDAAKRFYLKQFISRTVNTYYEFPCLMQDGRTTWFGQNVHLILHQGKVAGFQAVARDITERKHVEEALRESEELFHTAFDSAPIGIALVSIEGHWLQVNHALCKIVGYSEEELLRTNFQSITHNDDLEADIDLIYRTLVGEIPGYQVEKRYTHKQGYPIWVLLNVSLVRDPQGKPLYIICQIQDITPQKQTLTELAEARDAALESTRLKSQFLANMSHEIRTPMNGIIGMTDLLMATTLGPEQRQFASTIQASALDLLTILNDILDFSKIEAGKVSFENIPFSIRGALSNITDLLWQRARTKGIRLITSVAPETPDNVLGDPVRLRQVLNNLLSNAIKFTAFGEVVVRVGVQDRQPGVATIRFEVSDTGIGISSDALPHLFTPFSQADNSTTRKYGGTGLGLAICQQLVELMGGTIGVQSQSGTGSTFWFLLTFPLASEERIGANGVAAAEIGQPAVAGEPLPTVAPGVRVLVAEDNPINQRVTLGQLAKLGIRADLANNGVEALDALARTPYDLVFMDCQMPEMDGYQAAREIRLREGSRHAIIIALTADAMSSARQECLDAGMDDYIAKPIQMDKLRIILDRWIGQAPVSMAPNAADNSNGDLQPLDKDVIESLRALGGEDNKGILGELIDLFRADIPIALAELRDALQNHDTLVAAGRISHRMKGSSAILGAVPLSEALQSMEEACRRGERATALLILPKIEEQIATVIQALRVEQQR; this is translated from the coding sequence ATGAAGGTCCCTTTCCCAGCCAACGAAGCCGAACGCCTTGCCGCACTGCTCCGCTACGGTATCCTGGATACCGAAGCCGAACAGGTGTTTGATGACTTGGCCGCCCTTGCGGCGCAGGTCTGCCAAACGCCAATCGCATTGCTGGCCCTGGTTGATGCCGAACGGCAATGGTTCAAATCGAACATTGGCTTGGACGGGATCAGCGAAACCAGCCGCGATGCTGCTTTTTGCGCCCACACAATCCTTGACCCCAACCAGCCACTTGTTGTTCCCGATGCGTTGCTGGATGAGCGGTTTGCCAACAACCCATTGGTGGCAGGGCCGCCAAGCATCCGGTTTTATGCCGGCGTGCCGCTTCTTACCCCAGATGGTTTCCCATTGGGAAGCCTTTGCGTGATGGATCGCTCCCCCCGAACCCTTACCCAGGAACAGATTCATGCCGTGGGGATGCTCAGCCGTCAAATAATCAGCCAGCTTGAGCTTCGGCGGGAGCTTACACGGCTTGGCCGCAGCGAGCAACGCTACCGGATGATGGCCGATTTGTCGGCAGATATGATTACCCGCCTGAACCTTGATGGGACCTACACCTATGCTTCGCCAGCTGCCGTTGCTGTGGTGGGATATCAGCCGGAAGAGATCATCGGGAAATCGGCAATCACCTTCATCCACCCCGACGACATTCAGCACCTTATTGAGGTCTATCAGCGGGGGGAAGGAAGCGAGGATTTGGTGCAAACCTACAGCTACCGTTTCCGCCACCGCGAAGGGCATTGGGTATGGCTGGAAACCGCCAGCCGAGTGGTGCTTCACCTTCCCAGCCGCCGCCGCGAGATTATCGCCACCTCACGCGATATCACCTCGGGCATTGAAGCCGAGCAGACCTTGCGCGAAAGCGAGGAACGCTACCGGCTGTTGGCTGAAAACAGCTTGGATATGATAAGCCGCCATGCGTCCGATGGAACCTATCTGTATGCCTCGCCAGCAAGCGAAAAACTGCTGGGATACCCTCCGGATCAACTGGTCGGAACTTCCCCGTACGACCGCATCCACCCCGATGACATCGCCATGGTGGCAACCGCCCATGCCAGGGCTTTCGAACAACGCGAAATCGTTACCGTTACCTATCGGAAGCGGCGCAACGATGGGGAATACATTTGGGTGGAATCTTCCGGCAGCATCCTTAACGATCCACATTCGGGAGCAGTGAAGGAATTCATTTGCACCACGCGTGACATCACCGAACGGAGGCAGGCCGAGCAAGTGCTTCGCGCAAGCGAAGAACGCTACCGCTCGGTGGTTGCGGTCCTGAACGAAGGGGTGATGGTGATTACCGCCACAGGCGAAATCACGGCGTGCAACGAGGGTGCCCAAGCAATTCTTGAAACCCCAGCCAACCAGCTGATTGGCGACAATATTTTTGTGAGAAATCACGGAGCCATCCATGAGGATGGCTCCGAGTTTCGGAATGAAGAATATCCGGCCTACCTCACCGCAACCACAGGGGAGCCCTGCACCAATGTTTTGATGGGACTCCGGCGCCCGAACAACAGGGCGATCTGGATTATCCTTAACTCCCAACCGATCTTCGATGAGAACGGAACCACCCCTTCCGCCGTTGTGGTCTCGTTCATTGATGTCACCGAACGGAAACGGGCCGAGGACGAGCTTCGCGCAAGCGAGGAACGCTACAAATACCTTGTGGATCATGCCAACGACGTTATCTACCGCGCCAACAGCGAAGGGCGGTTCACGTTTGCGAACCCAACGGCTGCGCGGGTTTTGGGATTCCAGCTTGATGAGTTGATTGGGAAGCATTACCTGGACCTTGTTGCACCCACCCACCGCGACGCTGCCAAACGCTTCTACCTGAAGCAATTCATCTCCCGGACGGTCAACACCTATTACGAGTTCCCCTGCTTGATGCAGGACGGCAGAACCACCTGGTTTGGCCAGAATGTTCATTTGATTCTTCACCAGGGGAAGGTGGCAGGGTTCCAGGCGGTGGCCCGCGACATCACCGAGCGGAAACACGTGGAGGAAGCATTGCGCGAAAGCGAGGAACTGTTCCACACGGCATTCGACTCCGCGCCGATTGGCATCGCGCTGGTTTCCATCGAGGGGCATTGGCTGCAAGTGAACCACGCACTGTGCAAGATTGTTGGCTACAGCGAGGAGGAACTGCTCCGCACAAACTTCCAAAGCATCACCCACAACGACGACTTGGAAGCGGATATTGATTTGATTTACCGAACCTTGGTTGGCGAAATCCCCGGCTATCAAGTTGAGAAGCGGTACACCCACAAACAGGGGTATCCCATTTGGGTTCTGCTCAACGTTTCCCTTGTTCGGGATCCGCAAGGCAAGCCCCTTTACATCATCTGCCAAATCCAGGACATCACCCCCCAAAAGCAGACGCTGACGGAGCTTGCCGAAGCCCGCGATGCGGCACTGGAATCCACCCGGCTGAAGTCGCAGTTTTTGGCCAACATGAGCCACGAAATCCGCACCCCCATGAACGGCATCATCGGCATGACCGATCTGCTGATGGCCACCACGTTGGGGCCAGAGCAACGGCAGTTTGCCAGCACCATCCAAGCCTCGGCATTGGACCTTCTGACCATCCTGAACGACATCTTGGACTTCTCCAAAATTGAAGCCGGAAAGGTCAGCTTTGAGAATATCCCATTCTCGATTCGCGGGGCTTTATCCAATATCACCGACCTGCTGTGGCAGCGCGCACGCACCAAAGGGATTCGGCTTATCACCAGCGTCGCACCAGAAACCCCCGACAACGTTCTGGGGGACCCCGTGCGGCTGCGCCAGGTGCTGAACAACCTGCTGAGCAACGCCATTAAGTTCACGGCATTTGGCGAGGTGGTTGTTCGGGTTGGGGTGCAGGATCGGCAGCCGGGGGTGGCCACCATACGGTTCGAGGTTTCCGATACTGGAATCGGAATTTCCAGCGACGCGCTTCCGCATCTGTTCACCCCATTTAGCCAAGCCGACAACTCCACCACCCGCAAGTATGGCGGAACCGGTTTGGGGTTGGCCATTTGCCAACAGTTGGTGGAGTTAATGGGGGGGACCATTGGGGTGCAAAGCCAAAGCGGAACCGGTTCCACCTTCTGGTTCCTGCTAACGTTTCCGCTGGCATCGGAGGAACGGATTGGGGCGAACGGGGTGGCAGCTGCAGAAATTGGGCAACCTGCGGTTGCAGGGGAACCGCTACCCACCGTTGCCCCCGGCGTGCGGGTTCTTGTGGCCGAGGATAACCCGATCAATCAGCGGGTGACGCTGGGGCAGCTTGCGAAACTTGGGATCCGTGCCGACCTGGCAAACAACGGCGTGGAGGCATTGGACGCGCTGGCACGAACCCCCTACGACCTTGTGTTTATGGATTGCCAGATGCCGGAGATGGATGGCTACCAAGCCGCGCGCGAAATCCGCCTCCGCGAAGGTTCCCGCCATGCGATTATCATTGCCCTTACCGCCGATGCCATGTCCAGCGCACGCCAGGAATGCCTTGATGCCGGAATGGATGACTACATCGCCAAGCCGATCCAGATGGACAAGCTGCGGATTATCCTGGACCGGTGGATTGGCCAAGCCCCCGTTTCCATGGCCCCCAACGCCGCCGACAATTCCAACGGCGACCTTCAGCCGTTGGACAAGGACGTGATCGAGAGCCTTCGCGCATTGGGGGGGGAGGACAACAAGGGGATTTTGGGAGAGTTGATTGACCTGTTCCGCGCCGACATCCCGATTGCCCTTGCCGAGCTTCGCGACGCGCTGCAAAACCACGACACCCTTGTTGCCGCCGGGCGCATCAGCCACCGGATGAAGGGGAGCAGCGCAATACTTGGAGCCGTCCCCCTCTCCGAAGCGTTGCAAAGCATGGAGGAAGCGTGCCGCCGCGGCGAGCGTGCCACCGCACTGCTGATACTTCCCAAGATTGAAGAGCAGATTGCAACCGTAATCCAGGCACTGCGGGTCGAGCAGCAGCGGTGA
- a CDS encoding T9SS type A sorting domain-containing protein yields MRRFLQLHFGCLLLLLLAVSHDGAAQGRRISTFPYNQSFGFVTAGVTQFPTTDVDGGEFVADDSTATTWTTTLSAAGLYNAGGKLRIQTVKANQQQGFVWHGDFSNANADSISIGWNKVVNGSVGTRTSELRIATNGGSGGTFTDVPGITWPTFDNSITSQAGILKIKLPSSLHGSSDPRIRIYVYHGGSGSGNQPRLEVDDLKITTTCLGPAAAAFDSAGALGTQNLWLYFKAGLRTDSMLVIKRQGTSAPTALPADGTRYAAGQGLNGTDTVAFWGPASKARIYVAGLKDSTTYRFTIYGWRECSATYSVGDTIAATTLSGCTGTPDKITNITAPHVDSTTVRFDFTTGTRTDTVLIIRRKNAPPGLGPSPNKRYFVGQIIGLDNIVVYFGPPTTPVTVIGQQSDSTYVYSFYGFQSCNATYNGIGSLDTVRMRCTGRPLNVSSLSSRYKSSNSVGLQISLTGFADHYVVFRDGGNGLPPTLTNGTEYPVGAIVGDDTVKYYGTSRRPAITGLPPATAVKFYAYGVRQCNYTYSATGGTVADTTKAACASTPDLLNVQGLEIVKNVTDTLQLRWRKLSGVDSFVVVARIDSTPGYAPRNGWLYGKTDEFGGAYVLATVPATDTQATILRLPSNTAYFLQIYGMRACDLGYSFSSATLAFATPGTQVSQRFAVRAKTLPSLNFGYATITFTKAPLADGSLLITRRSGPPGPGTRGLPFFRAGKSPVNVVSDYRWWSFNRVGLDSFLYDMRLDISGIPGVKDPNDLEILYRPHPDSVWLDIVTSAREIGDSTLVLRSNNRYFFSDYAIGANSKNNVLPVKLISFTGYARPGQATLRWRTAGELNTLGFRVHRARVGANGNAANEALVADYMTDNRLRSLGNTNAEREYALLDSDDALFTPGNYRYRLEEVTVDGTIEDVGEVMVEVREGAIGTLRLAPITPNPTNGAITLRFALPEPSNVRAALYDLTGRQVRTLVAEEQMGEGMHTVAVVADGLPAGTYYCRLVCNGQTRIQPVVVTR; encoded by the coding sequence ATGCGCAGATTTCTACAACTCCATTTTGGCTGCTTGCTGCTGCTACTGCTCGCCGTTTCGCACGATGGAGCGGCGCAAGGGCGGCGTATCAGCACCTTCCCGTACAACCAATCCTTTGGGTTCGTTACCGCTGGCGTTACGCAATTCCCCACCACCGATGTGGATGGAGGTGAGTTCGTGGCCGATGACTCGACTGCCACAACGTGGACGACTACACTCAGTGCAGCAGGGCTGTACAACGCTGGCGGGAAATTGAGGATCCAAACCGTAAAGGCTAACCAACAGCAAGGGTTTGTCTGGCATGGCGACTTCAGCAATGCCAATGCCGATAGCATTAGCATTGGTTGGAATAAGGTGGTGAACGGCTCAGTCGGAACCCGAACAAGCGAATTGAGGATTGCCACAAATGGAGGGAGCGGGGGAACGTTCACTGATGTTCCCGGAATAACGTGGCCAACGTTCGACAACTCCATCACTTCGCAAGCGGGTATTCTAAAAATCAAACTCCCGTCGTCGCTTCATGGAAGCTCCGATCCCCGGATTCGCATCTACGTTTACCACGGCGGAAGCGGAAGCGGAAACCAACCACGGCTTGAGGTTGATGACCTAAAAATCACCACCACCTGCTTGGGGCCTGCGGCGGCGGCGTTCGATTCGGCGGGGGCACTTGGCACGCAAAACCTGTGGCTCTATTTCAAAGCCGGGCTCCGCACCGACTCGATGCTGGTGATTAAACGGCAAGGAACTTCCGCGCCAACCGCTCTCCCCGCCGATGGCACACGCTACGCCGCCGGGCAGGGGCTGAATGGGACCGACACGGTGGCCTTCTGGGGCCCGGCAAGCAAAGCGCGGATTTACGTTGCTGGGCTGAAGGACTCCACCACGTACCGGTTCACCATCTACGGCTGGCGCGAATGCTCGGCCACGTATTCGGTGGGGGACACGATTGCCGCAACAACGCTATCGGGGTGCACCGGAACGCCAGATAAAATCACGAACATCACCGCGCCTCACGTTGATTCCACAACTGTTCGCTTCGACTTCACCACCGGCACGCGCACCGATACCGTGCTGATTATCCGCCGTAAAAATGCCCCCCCGGGCTTGGGTCCTTCCCCCAACAAACGGTACTTCGTTGGGCAGATTATCGGGCTGGATAACATCGTCGTCTATTTCGGTCCGCCAACCACTCCGGTAACGGTCATCGGCCAGCAATCGGACTCGACGTATGTGTATTCATTCTACGGGTTCCAATCGTGCAATGCCACCTACAACGGCATTGGGTCGTTGGATACCGTGCGGATGCGCTGCACCGGGCGCCCGCTGAATGTCTCGTCGCTTAGCAGCCGCTACAAAAGCTCCAACAGCGTTGGGCTGCAGATTTCACTGACCGGATTTGCCGACCACTACGTTGTGTTCCGCGACGGCGGCAATGGGCTTCCGCCAACGCTGACCAATGGAACCGAATACCCCGTGGGAGCAATTGTTGGCGACGACACCGTGAAATACTACGGCACAAGCCGCCGCCCAGCAATCACCGGATTGCCGCCGGCAACTGCGGTGAAATTTTACGCCTACGGCGTGCGCCAGTGCAACTACACCTACTCAGCCACCGGCGGAACCGTTGCCGACACAACAAAAGCCGCCTGCGCATCCACCCCCGACCTGCTGAATGTGCAAGGCTTGGAGATCGTTAAAAACGTCACCGACACCTTGCAGCTGCGTTGGCGGAAACTGAGCGGGGTGGATAGCTTCGTGGTGGTTGCCCGCATTGACTCCACCCCAGGCTACGCGCCGCGCAATGGCTGGCTGTACGGCAAGACCGACGAGTTCGGCGGGGCCTACGTTTTGGCAACGGTCCCGGCAACCGATACGCAGGCAACAATCCTCCGATTGCCAAGCAACACCGCGTACTTCCTGCAGATTTACGGAATGCGCGCCTGCGACCTGGGCTACAGTTTCAGCTCGGCCACGTTGGCGTTTGCCACGCCGGGCACACAGGTCTCGCAGCGGTTTGCCGTGCGGGCCAAAACCTTGCCAAGCCTGAACTTCGGATATGCCACCATCACCTTCACCAAAGCTCCGCTTGCCGATGGCAGCCTGCTTATCACCCGCCGCAGTGGTCCTCCCGGCCCGGGAACCCGCGGCCTGCCCTTTTTCCGTGCGGGGAAATCGCCGGTGAATGTGGTGAGCGATTACCGCTGGTGGAGCTTTAACCGGGTGGGGCTGGATAGCTTCCTCTATGATATGCGGCTGGATATCAGCGGAATCCCAGGGGTGAAAGACCCGAATGATTTGGAGATTCTCTACCGCCCGCATCCCGATAGCGTCTGGCTGGACATTGTGACATCGGCCCGGGAGATTGGCGACAGCACGCTGGTTCTGCGCTCCAACAATCGCTACTTCTTCAGCGATTATGCGATTGGTGCCAACAGCAAAAACAACGTGCTTCCCGTGAAGCTGATCTCCTTCACCGGATACGCCCGCCCGGGCCAAGCCACGCTCCGTTGGCGCACCGCCGGGGAACTGAACACGCTGGGCTTCCGGGTCCACCGCGCTCGGGTGGGGGCAAACGGGAACGCTGCCAACGAAGCCCTTGTTGCCGATTACATGACCGATAACCGCTTGCGCAGCCTGGGCAACACCAACGCCGAACGGGAGTACGCACTGCTTGACAGCGACGATGCCTTGTTCACCCCGGGCAACTACCGCTACCGATTGGAGGAAGTGACGGTGGACGGGACAATCGAAGACGTTGGCGAGGTGATGGTGGAGGTTCGGGAAGGGGCGATCGGCACGCTGCGGCTTGCCCCGATAACGCCAAACCCAACCAACGGAGCAATCACCCTGCGCTTTGCTTTGCCGGAGCCGAGCAACGTCCGCGCAGCGTTGTATGACCTAACCGGGCGTCAGGTTCGGACGTTGGTGGCCGAAGAGCAAATGGGGGAAGGGATGCATACCGTTGCAGTGGTTGCCGATGGCCTTCCGGCAGGAACCTACTACTGCCGATTGGTGTGCAACGGCCAAACAAGAATCCAACCAGTGGTGGTTACGCGATAG
- the nusA gene encoding transcription termination factor NusA, which translates to MAKRKSAKSSINKQLIIEAFAEMARQKNIDRDLLQGIIEDTFSQMVRKKYGQDSNFDIIVNMDKGDIEIYLLREVVAEVEDPNLQISLEEANPEKEEYEIGDEHLTELNLENLSEFFGRRMILMAAQTLSQRVREVERDNVVAEYSQKVGEIIVTEVYQVRRNDVYVMHNKVEMRMPRNEQIWRERYKKGESIRALLKEVRVHEGQGQPEIVISRSDPQFLQRLFEIEIPEIYDGIIEIKGIAREPGERAKVAVMSLDERVDPVGACVGMKGVRIHSIVRELANENIDVIPWSSDVKQFVTRALQPAKVKEIAIDTETRTATVVVPDDQVSLAIGKNGQNVRLAMKLTGYSISLVKEGGEDIELVEFREEVGDDLFKLLIEAEIETAKEFLKADPATLLSLEGMTPEKLEELRRIMMAEFEEDELRDIDIRPVPVAEAPEQGGSTEQ; encoded by the coding sequence ATGGCCAAGAGAAAATCAGCCAAATCAAGCATCAATAAGCAGCTGATCATTGAAGCGTTCGCCGAAATGGCGCGCCAGAAAAACATTGATCGCGACCTGTTGCAGGGAATCATCGAGGACACCTTCAGCCAGATGGTGCGCAAGAAGTATGGCCAAGATTCCAACTTCGACATCATCGTCAACATGGACAAAGGGGATATCGAAATCTACCTTCTGCGCGAAGTTGTTGCGGAGGTTGAGGACCCCAACCTCCAAATCTCCCTTGAGGAAGCCAACCCAGAGAAGGAGGAGTACGAGATTGGCGACGAACACCTAACCGAGCTGAACCTTGAGAACCTTTCCGAGTTCTTTGGCCGCCGGATGATCTTGATGGCTGCGCAAACCTTAAGCCAGCGCGTCCGGGAAGTTGAGCGCGATAACGTGGTGGCCGAGTACAGCCAAAAAGTGGGGGAGATTATCGTCACCGAGGTCTATCAGGTCCGCCGCAATGATGTGTATGTGATGCACAACAAGGTGGAGATGCGGATGCCCCGCAACGAGCAGATCTGGCGCGAACGATACAAGAAAGGTGAGTCCATCCGCGCTTTGCTGAAAGAGGTTCGGGTTCACGAAGGGCAGGGGCAGCCGGAGATTGTTATCAGCCGCAGCGACCCACAATTCCTGCAGCGGTTGTTCGAGATTGAAATCCCAGAAATCTACGATGGCATCATCGAGATTAAAGGCATTGCCCGCGAACCAGGCGAGCGCGCAAAAGTGGCCGTCATGTCCCTTGACGAGCGCGTTGATCCGGTGGGTGCCTGCGTTGGCATGAAAGGGGTGCGCATCCACTCCATCGTCCGCGAGCTTGCCAACGAGAATATTGACGTGATCCCGTGGTCCAGCGATGTCAAGCAGTTCGTCACGCGGGCACTGCAGCCGGCAAAAGTGAAGGAGATTGCCATTGACACCGAAACCCGCACCGCAACCGTGGTGGTCCCTGATGACCAGGTCTCGCTGGCCATTGGCAAAAATGGCCAGAACGTCCGCCTGGCCATGAAGCTGACCGGCTACTCCATCTCGCTGGTGAAAGAAGGTGGCGAGGATATCGAGCTGGTGGAGTTCCGCGAGGAAGTTGGCGACGACCTGTTCAAGCTGCTGATCGAGGCCGAGATTGAGACGGCCAAAGAATTCCTGAAAGCCGACCCAGCAACGCTGCTATCGCTAGAAGGAATGACGCCCGAGAAGCTGGAAGAACTGCGCCGAATCATGATGGCAGAGTTCGAAGAAGATGAACTGCGCGACATTGACATCCGCCCAGTTCCCGTTGCCGAAGCTCCGGAGCAAGGGGGATCAACAGAGCAATAA
- the groES gene encoding co-chaperone GroES has translation MELTPLSDRVLVKPSAAEEVTKGGLIIPDTAKEKPQRGEIVAVGTGKTLENGSIVPLSVKVGDSVLYGKYAGTEISVEGVDYLIMRESDIFAICK, from the coding sequence ATGGAACTGACACCGCTTAGCGATCGCGTTCTTGTGAAGCCCTCGGCAGCCGAGGAAGTCACCAAGGGTGGATTAATCATCCCCGACACCGCAAAAGAGAAACCACAGCGTGGCGAAATTGTAGCTGTTGGAACCGGCAAAACGCTGGAGAACGGCAGCATTGTTCCCCTTAGCGTGAAGGTTGGCGACAGCGTCCTATATGGCAAGTATGCCGGCACCGAAATCAGCGTTGAAGGGGTGGATTACCTCATCATGCGCGAGTCGGACATCTTCGCTATCTGCAAATAA
- a CDS encoding GrpB family protein: MLGLKTGIVQIVPYDPAWETLFAAERERIAAAIGSYVLAIEHVGSTAVPNLAAKPILDIAIGVAALDLVPACVAPLAGLGYEYKGENGLPERHYFTRGVPLRTHHLHLVVMGQYQWNTLVPFRDHLRRNPTLLAEYQQLKEDLAAQFPHDRAAYTDGKAKFIQAVLRQESLSR; the protein is encoded by the coding sequence ATGCTTGGCCTTAAAACCGGAATTGTGCAGATCGTCCCCTATGATCCCGCCTGGGAAACCTTGTTCGCCGCCGAACGGGAGCGTATCGCTGCGGCCATTGGCAGCTACGTGCTGGCCATTGAGCACGTTGGCAGCACGGCAGTGCCGAACCTTGCGGCCAAACCCATTCTTGACATCGCAATTGGCGTGGCGGCGTTGGACCTTGTGCCGGCGTGCGTGGCCCCGCTGGCGGGTTTGGGGTATGAGTACAAAGGGGAGAACGGACTGCCAGAGCGGCATTACTTCACCCGTGGAGTGCCGCTCCGGACGCATCACCTTCATCTGGTGGTGATGGGCCAGTACCAATGGAATACGTTGGTTCCCTTCCGTGACCACCTTCGGCGCAACCCAACGCTGCTGGCCGAATACCAGCAGCTGAAAGAAGACCTTGCCGCCCAATTCCCCCATGACCGCGCCGCCTACACCGACGGCAAAGCTAAATTCATCCAAGCCGTGCTGCGTCAGGAATCTCTAAGCCGGTAG